From Tachyglossus aculeatus isolate mTacAcu1 chromosome 12 unlocalized genomic scaffold, mTacAcu1.pri SUPER_6_unloc_1, whole genome shotgun sequence, the proteins below share one genomic window:
- the TINF2 gene encoding TERF1-interacting nuclear factor 2 isoform X1, with amino-acid sequence MDGGPAPLRLAAAAAWRVVRMRRAAHYPRVLQLLSVLDATAPGLVRYRHHARLCLGLRAKMVVELILGGRPWPQVLDALNHHFPQSGPAERHPNATERDLVKIREAQDSFCELICQLAESPAGRGPRLQDLEQDYGEPFLVALEKLLFEYLCQLEMALPALQPRQLQKALKMLRPGAANSFPLALGQYCTDLGWPPSELPAAGPESEPGPPERNPAPAPLPGSSGRSGPGSASPPRAHKPRGLAGRKRPEAQTGRDFNLAPLGRRRAHGQQQRALARAGQKERPTAMLSPFRSLCLPAPRKDRVQPPRPGAGPAGARGADETPGAGGRRPERVEEPLCEHKENLSHCPAEPPWPALSETGVPEPGPALDTLGDLVLDSEDEGNGQRAAKKSLENYQKTKFDTLIPTFCEYFCPAERRGASTPTPPRGPADRPRRRPL; translated from the exons ATGGACGGCGGGCCCGCCCCCCTGCgcctggccgccgccgccgcctggaGGGtggtgcgcatgcgccgcgccgcCCACTACCCCCGCGTCCTCCAGCTGCTGAGCGTACTGGACGCCACCGCCCCGGGCCTCGTCCGCTACCGGCACCACGCCCGACTCTGCCTCGGCCTCAGGGCCAAG ATGGTGGTGGAGCTGATCCTCGGAGGGCGGCCTTGGCCCCAAGTACTGGACGCCCTGAACCACCACTTCCCCCAAAGCGGCCCCGCGGAGCGGCACCCCAACGCG ACGGAACGGGACCTGGTGAAAATCCGCGAGGCCCAAGACTCCTTCTGTGAGCTGATCTGCCAGCTGGCCGAGTCGCCGGCGGGCCGGGGGCCCCGGCTGCAG GATCTGGAGCAGGACTATGGAGAGCCCTTCCTGGTGGCCCTGGAGAAGCTGCTGTTCGAATATCTGTGCCAGCTGGAGATGGCACTGCCCGCCCTGCAGCCGCGGCAG cTGCAGAAGGCGCTGAAGATGCTCCGGCCCGGAGCCGCCAACTCCTTCCCCCTGGCCCTGGGCCAGTACTGCACAGACCTGGGCTGGCCGCCCTCAG agTTGCCCGCCGCGGGGCCGGAGTCCGAGCCGGGGCCTCCGGAGCGGAATCCCGCTCCCGCGCCCCTCCCGGGATCGTCGGGCCGGTCCGGCCCCGGCTCGGCCAGCCCCCCACGTGCCCACAAGCCCAGGGGCCTGGCCGGGAGGAAGCGGCCCGAGGCCCAGACGGGCCGGGACTTCAACCTGGCCCCCCTGGGCCGGCGGCGGGCCCACGGCCAGCAGCAGCGAGCCCTCGCCAGGGCCGGCCAGAAGGAGCGGCCCACGGCCATGCTGTCCCCGTTCAGGagcctctgccttccggccccgcGGAAAGACAGGGTCCAGCCCCCGCGGCCcggggcggggccggccggggcccgAGGCGCGGACGagacccccggggccgggggccggaggcCGGAGCGGGTGGAGGAGCCCCTCTGCGAACACAAGGA GAACCTCTCGCACTGCCCAGCGGAGCCTCCGTGGCCGGCGCTCTCTGAGACCGGGGTGCCGGAGCCCG GTCCCGCTCTGGACACCCTAGGCGACCTGGTGCTGGACTCCGAAGACGAAGGGAACGGCCAGCGGGCCGCCAAG AAGTCTCTGGAGAACTATCAGAAGACCAAGTTTGACACGCTGATCCCCACCTTCTGTGAATACTTCTGTCCAGCCGAGCGGCGCGGGGCGTCCACTCCGACCCCGCCCCGGGGCCCCGCCGACCGACCCCGGCGGAGGCCGCTCTGA
- the TINF2 gene encoding TERF1-interacting nuclear factor 2 isoform X3 has protein sequence MDGGPAPLRLAAAAAWRVVRMRRAAHYPRVLQLLSVLDATAPGLVRYRHHARLCLGLRAKMVVELILGGRPWPQVLDALNHHFPQSGPAERHPNATERDLVKIREAQDSFCELICQLAESPAGRGPRLQDLEQDYGEPFLVALEKLLFEYLCQLEMALPALQPRQLQKALKMLRPGAANSFPLALGQYCTDLGWPPSGRPIPRGPVPFLSFRVARRGAGVRAGASGAESRSRAPPGIVGPVRPRLGQPPTCPQAQGPGREEAARGPDGPGLQPGPPGPAAGPRPAAASPRQGRPEGAAHGHAVPVQEPLPSGPAERQGPAPAARGGAGRGPRRGRDPRGRGPEAGAGGGAPLRTQGEPLALPSGASVAGAL, from the exons ATGGACGGCGGGCCCGCCCCCCTGCgcctggccgccgccgccgcctggaGGGtggtgcgcatgcgccgcgccgcCCACTACCCCCGCGTCCTCCAGCTGCTGAGCGTACTGGACGCCACCGCCCCGGGCCTCGTCCGCTACCGGCACCACGCCCGACTCTGCCTCGGCCTCAGGGCCAAG ATGGTGGTGGAGCTGATCCTCGGAGGGCGGCCTTGGCCCCAAGTACTGGACGCCCTGAACCACCACTTCCCCCAAAGCGGCCCCGCGGAGCGGCACCCCAACGCG ACGGAACGGGACCTGGTGAAAATCCGCGAGGCCCAAGACTCCTTCTGTGAGCTGATCTGCCAGCTGGCCGAGTCGCCGGCGGGCCGGGGGCCCCGGCTGCAG GATCTGGAGCAGGACTATGGAGAGCCCTTCCTGGTGGCCCTGGAGAAGCTGCTGTTCGAATATCTGTGCCAGCTGGAGATGGCACTGCCCGCCCTGCAGCCGCGGCAG cTGCAGAAGGCGCTGAAGATGCTCCGGCCCGGAGCCGCCAACTCCTTCCCCCTGGCCCTGGGCCAGTACTGCACAGACCTGGGCTGGCCGCCCTCAG GGAGGCCAATCCCCCGGGGTCcggtccccttcctctctttcagagTTGCCCGCCGCGGGGCCGGAGTCCGAGCCGGGGCCTCCGGAGCGGAATCCCGCTCCCGCGCCCCTCCCGGGATCGTCGGGCCGGTCCGGCCCCGGCTCGGCCAGCCCCCCACGTGCCCACAAGCCCAGGGGCCTGGCCGGGAGGAAGCGGCCCGAGGCCCAGACGGGCCGGGACTTCAACCTGGCCCCCCTGGGCCGGCGGCGGGCCCACGGCCAGCAGCAGCGAGCCCTCGCCAGGGCCGGCCAGAAGGAGCGGCCCACGGCCATGCTGTCCCCGTTCAGGagcctctgccttccggccccgcGGAAAGACAGGGTCCAGCCCCCGCGGCCcggggcggggccggccggggcccgAGGCGCGGACGagacccccggggccgggggccggaggcCGGAGCGGGTGGAGGAGCCCCTCTGCGAACACAAGGA GAACCTCTCGCACTGCCCAGCGGAGCCTCCGTGGCCGGCGCTCTCTGA
- the TINF2 gene encoding TERF1-interacting nuclear factor 2 isoform X2 has translation MDGGPAPLRLAAAAAWRVVRMRRAAHYPRVLQLLSVLDATAPGLVRYRHHARLCLGLRAKMVVELILGGRPWPQVLDALNHHFPQSGPAERHPNATERDLVKIREAQDSFCELICQLAESPAGRGPRLQDLEQDYGEPFLVALEKLLFEYLCQLEMALPALQPRQLQKALKMLRPGAANSFPLALGQYCTDLGWPPSELPAAGPESEPGPPERNPAPAPLPGSSGRSGPGSASPPRAHKPRGLAGRKRPEAQTGRDFNLAPLGRRRAHGQQQRALARAGQKERPTAMLSPFRSLCLPAPRKDRVQPPRPGAGPAGARGADETPGAGGRRPERVEEPLCEHKENLSHCPAEPPWPALSETGVPEPGPALDTLGDLVLDSEDEGNGQRAAKASLEPVVGPDFPTWGPDPTHQRLWPHPRDSCSLRPGGGRAETQ, from the exons ATGGACGGCGGGCCCGCCCCCCTGCgcctggccgccgccgccgcctggaGGGtggtgcgcatgcgccgcgccgcCCACTACCCCCGCGTCCTCCAGCTGCTGAGCGTACTGGACGCCACCGCCCCGGGCCTCGTCCGCTACCGGCACCACGCCCGACTCTGCCTCGGCCTCAGGGCCAAG ATGGTGGTGGAGCTGATCCTCGGAGGGCGGCCTTGGCCCCAAGTACTGGACGCCCTGAACCACCACTTCCCCCAAAGCGGCCCCGCGGAGCGGCACCCCAACGCG ACGGAACGGGACCTGGTGAAAATCCGCGAGGCCCAAGACTCCTTCTGTGAGCTGATCTGCCAGCTGGCCGAGTCGCCGGCGGGCCGGGGGCCCCGGCTGCAG GATCTGGAGCAGGACTATGGAGAGCCCTTCCTGGTGGCCCTGGAGAAGCTGCTGTTCGAATATCTGTGCCAGCTGGAGATGGCACTGCCCGCCCTGCAGCCGCGGCAG cTGCAGAAGGCGCTGAAGATGCTCCGGCCCGGAGCCGCCAACTCCTTCCCCCTGGCCCTGGGCCAGTACTGCACAGACCTGGGCTGGCCGCCCTCAG agTTGCCCGCCGCGGGGCCGGAGTCCGAGCCGGGGCCTCCGGAGCGGAATCCCGCTCCCGCGCCCCTCCCGGGATCGTCGGGCCGGTCCGGCCCCGGCTCGGCCAGCCCCCCACGTGCCCACAAGCCCAGGGGCCTGGCCGGGAGGAAGCGGCCCGAGGCCCAGACGGGCCGGGACTTCAACCTGGCCCCCCTGGGCCGGCGGCGGGCCCACGGCCAGCAGCAGCGAGCCCTCGCCAGGGCCGGCCAGAAGGAGCGGCCCACGGCCATGCTGTCCCCGTTCAGGagcctctgccttccggccccgcGGAAAGACAGGGTCCAGCCCCCGCGGCCcggggcggggccggccggggcccgAGGCGCGGACGagacccccggggccgggggccggaggcCGGAGCGGGTGGAGGAGCCCCTCTGCGAACACAAGGA GAACCTCTCGCACTGCCCAGCGGAGCCTCCGTGGCCGGCGCTCTCTGAGACCGGGGTGCCGGAGCCCG GTCCCGCTCTGGACACCCTAGGCGACCTGGTGCTGGACTCCGAAGACGAAGGGAACGGCCAGCGGGCCGCCAAG gcctcACTAGAACCTGTCGTTGGCCCTGACTTCCCAACTTGGGGCCCCGATCCTACTCACCAAAGGCTTTGGCCACATCCCCGGGACAGCTGCAGCCTCCGTCCTGGCGGGGGGAGAGCAGAGACGCAGTGa
- the GMPR2 gene encoding GMP reductase 2, with the protein MPHIDNDVKLDFKDVLLRPKRSTLKSRSEVNLTRSFVFRNSKQNYSGVPIIAANMDTVGTFEMAKELCKFSLFTAIHKHYDLHQWKEFASKNPDCLEHVAASSGTGPSDLEQLARILEALPEVRYICLDVANGYSEDFVEFVKVVRKRFPQHTIMAGNVVTGEMVEELILSGADIIKVGIGPGSVCTTRQKTGVGYPQLSAVMECADAAHGLNGHIISDGGCSCPGDVAKAFGAGADFVMLGGMLAGHAESGGDLIKREGKQYKLFYGMSSDLAMRKYAGGVADYRASEGKTVEVPFKGPVEGTVRDLLGGIRSTCTYVGAAKLKELSRRTTFIRVTQQLNPVFGAEGRT; encoded by the exons ATGCCCCACATCGACAACGACGTGAAGCTCGACTTCAAGGACGTCTTGTTGAGGCCCAAGCGCAGCACCCTGAAGTCTCGCAGCGAG GTGAATCTCACGCGATCCTTCGTCTTCCGGAACTCGAAGCAGAACTACTCGGGGGTCCCCATCATCGCCGCCAACATGGATACGGTGGGCACGTTTGAGATGGCCAAGGAGCTGTGTAAG TTCTCCCTCTTCACCGCAATCCACAAGCACTACGACCTGCACCAGTGGAAGGAGTTTGCCTCCAAGAACCCCGACTGCCTGGAG CACGTGGCGGCCAGTTCGGGCACGGGCCCCTCCGACTTGGAGCAGCTGGCGCGGATCCTGGAGGCCCTGCCGGAGGTCCGGTACATCTGCCTGGACGTCGCCAACGGCTACTCCGAGGACTTCGTCGAGTTCGTGAAGGTCGTGCGGAAGCGCTTCCCCCAGCACACCATCATG gcCGGGAACGTGGTGACCGGAGAAATGGTGGAGGAGCTGATTCTCTCCGGGGCCGATATCATCAAGGTGGGGATCGGGCCAG GCTCCGTGTGCACCACGCGGCAGAAAACGGGGGTCGGGTACCCGCAGCTGAGCGCCGTGATGGAGTGCGCCGACGCCGCCCACGGCCTCAACGGCCACATCATCTCC GACGGAGGCTGCAGCTGTCCCGGGGATGTGGCCAAAGCCTTTG gggCCGGAGCGGACTTTGTGATGCTGGGGGGCATGCTGGCCGGCCACGCCGAGTCAGGCGGCGACCTCATCAAGCGGGAGGGCAAGCAGTACAAGCTATTCTACGGCATGAGCTCGGACCTGGCCATGAGGAAGTACGCCGGAGGCGTGGCCGACTACAG GGCCTCGGAAGGCAAGACGGTGGAAGTGCCCTTCAAGGGGCCCGTGGAGGGGACGGTGCGGGACCTGCTGGGCGGGATCCGCTCCACCTGCACCTACGTGGGGGCCGCCAAGCTGAAGGAGCTGAGCCGGCGGACCACCTTCATCCGCGTCACCCAGCAGCTCAACCCCGTCTTCGGCGCCGAAGGCCGGACCTGA